A genomic stretch from Candidatus Flexicrinis proximus includes:
- a CDS encoding NADH-quinone oxidoreductase subunit A — translation MLNQWAFIGVFFLIAPLLPALPIVLGGLFAPHKPNAIKQATYECGVETVGDTWVQFKVQYYIYGLIFLVFDVEMVFLFPWALAYRQLDFFAFGAGLLFIFLLTDALFYAWGKNALAWE, via the coding sequence GTGCTGAACCAATGGGCATTCATCGGTGTATTCTTTTTGATTGCACCGTTACTGCCCGCTCTGCCGATTGTTTTGGGCGGTCTATTCGCCCCGCATAAGCCGAACGCCATCAAGCAGGCGACGTACGAGTGCGGTGTCGAGACGGTCGGCGATACCTGGGTACAGTTCAAAGTGCAGTACTACATCTATGGCCTGATTTTCCTGGTCTTCGATGTCGAAATGGTGTTCCTGTTCCCGTGGGCGCTGGCGTATCGCCAGCTGGATTTTTTCGCCTTTGGGGCAGGGCTCCTGTTTATATTCTTGCTGACGGACGCGCTGTTTTACGCGTGGGGCAAGAACGCGCTGGCGTGGGAATAG
- the nuoH gene encoding NADH-quinone oxidoreductase subunit NuoH, translating to MDCINALTTCLRQSGVDSGLADFISIFIGVVMVATFPLLVTIVLIWVERKVAARIADRIGPNRVGPFGLLQPLADVVKLLGKENITPTGADKPLYNLAPPFMVAAVLMIWAVIPLTPYHFGVDLEIGALYFVAVASIGTLSVMMAGWASNNKYALLGAFRVVALLVSYEIPLALALIVPVMLANSMSMVGIVEAQIGMWFVFMAPIAAFLFFVSSQAETGRAPFDLIEAESELVAGFNIEYSGMKFAMFFAGEFMHVFTNGVLLAVLFTGGWSGPFVYEAPLLGLVWLLGKASVWYLVSLWIRNTLPRLRMDQVMAFNWKFLVPLSIVNLLMTAFLLQVIKMANLTPADPSNFIQHIPQTLVLLVGNGLVAGGVIVWLRNSGRRERAAETSKALTAPAHAVGD from the coding sequence ATGGATTGTATCAACGCCCTCACAACCTGCTTGCGCCAAAGCGGAGTAGACAGCGGCCTTGCTGACTTCATTTCGATATTTATCGGCGTGGTGATGGTTGCCACGTTCCCGCTGCTGGTCACGATCGTGCTGATCTGGGTTGAGCGCAAAGTTGCGGCCCGCATCGCCGACCGCATCGGGCCTAACCGTGTCGGGCCATTCGGCCTGCTTCAGCCGCTGGCCGATGTGGTCAAGCTGCTGGGCAAGGAAAATATCACCCCGACCGGGGCGGACAAGCCTTTATACAACCTTGCGCCGCCGTTCATGGTCGCTGCGGTGCTGATGATCTGGGCCGTGATCCCGCTCACGCCGTATCACTTCGGCGTTGACCTGGAAATCGGCGCGCTGTATTTTGTGGCGGTGGCCAGCATCGGCACGCTGTCGGTGATGATGGCCGGATGGGCAAGTAACAACAAGTACGCGCTGCTGGGCGCCTTCCGCGTCGTCGCGCTGCTGGTAAGCTATGAAATCCCGCTGGCGCTGGCGCTGATCGTGCCGGTCATGCTCGCCAACAGCATGTCGATGGTCGGGATCGTCGAGGCGCAGATCGGCATGTGGTTCGTGTTCATGGCGCCGATCGCGGCCTTCCTGTTCTTCGTCTCTTCACAGGCGGAGACGGGCCGCGCGCCGTTTGACCTGATCGAAGCGGAATCGGAACTGGTAGCCGGGTTCAACATTGAGTACAGCGGCATGAAGTTCGCGATGTTCTTCGCGGGCGAGTTTATGCACGTATTCACGAACGGTGTGCTGCTGGCGGTGCTGTTCACCGGGGGCTGGTCCGGCCCGTTTGTCTACGAGGCGCCGCTGCTGGGGCTGGTATGGCTGCTGGGCAAGGCCTCGGTCTGGTACCTCGTGTCGCTGTGGATCCGCAACACGCTGCCCCGCCTGCGTATGGATCAGGTGATGGCTTTCAACTGGAAATTCCTGGTACCGCTGAGCATCGTCAACCTGCTCATGACGGCATTCCTGCTGCAAGTCATCAAGATGGCCAACCTCACGCCGGCTGATCCGAGCAATTTCATTCAGCACATCCCGCAGACGCTGGTGCTGCTGGTGGGGAATGGCCTGGTTGCGGGCGGGGTCATCGTTTGGCTGAGAAACAGCGGGCGGCGTGAACGTGCTGCCGAAACTTCGAAAGCGTTGACCGCCCCTGCTCACGCGGTGGGCGACTAG
- a CDS encoding NADH-quinone oxidoreductase subunit J: MVIGGLTPQALVFGFFTILTLGGAFGVALNKNLVRGAVWLIVSLFGMAGLFVLLSAPFLAAVQVLVYIGAIGILFTFAVMLTRSMTNLKERFTDQWWLAGVVSALFFAFLLIGVIAPSWGSLSPDLVSPIVATTTDLGVALVDGNQFVLPFEVASLLLTAAMIGAIVIARQHDEE; the protein is encoded by the coding sequence ATGGTCATAGGCGGTTTGACCCCCCAGGCGCTGGTATTCGGGTTCTTCACGATCCTCACGTTGGGCGGAGCGTTCGGCGTGGCGTTGAATAAGAACCTCGTGCGCGGGGCGGTCTGGCTCATCGTGAGCTTGTTTGGAATGGCGGGGCTTTTCGTGCTGCTCAGCGCGCCGTTCCTGGCGGCGGTACAGGTACTGGTCTATATCGGAGCGATCGGTATTCTGTTCACGTTCGCGGTGATGCTTACCCGAAGCATGACCAATCTGAAGGAACGCTTCACGGATCAGTGGTGGCTGGCCGGCGTCGTATCGGCGCTGTTTTTCGCCTTTCTGCTGATCGGCGTGATCGCCCCGTCGTGGGGTTCGTTATCGCCAGATCTCGTCTCGCCGATTGTGGCGACAACGACCGATCTGGGTGTGGCGCTGGTGGACGGCAATCAATTCGTACTGCCGTTCGAGGTCGCGTCGCTGTTGTTGACCGCCGCGATGATCGGTGCCATCGTCATCGCCCGTCAGCACGACGAAGAATAG
- the nuoK gene encoding NADH-quinone oxidoreductase subunit NuoK, which translates to MVPLWMYLAVGAALFCIGAFVVLSRKNAVAILMGVELMLNAVNLNLVGFWRFSTPHNMSGQAFAAFVLVVAAAEASVGLAIIIAMYRSRRSVVVEDVDLLRW; encoded by the coding sequence ATGGTACCGCTTTGGATGTACTTGGCAGTCGGCGCGGCGCTGTTTTGTATCGGCGCTTTCGTCGTGCTGTCCCGAAAGAACGCCGTCGCGATTTTGATGGGCGTGGAATTGATGCTGAACGCGGTAAACCTGAACCTGGTAGGGTTCTGGCGCTTCAGCACGCCGCATAACATGAGTGGACAGGCGTTTGCAGCATTTGTGCTGGTCGTCGCCGCCGCCGAGGCCTCGGTCGGGCTCGCGATCATCATCGCGATGTACCGCAGCCGCCGGTCGGTGGTCGTCGAAGACGTAGACTTGCTGCGCTGGT